In Cervus canadensis isolate Bull #8, Minnesota chromosome 6, ASM1932006v1, whole genome shotgun sequence, one DNA window encodes the following:
- the RBM23 gene encoding probable RNA-binding protein 23 isoform X3: protein MASDDFDIVIEAMLEAPYKKEEDEQQRKEVKKDSPSNMTNSTSNIGTSGCGTDGSSVTDGTSATNGNGTSGEARKKKRSRSHSKSRERKRSRSRDRDRHKRKNSRSRSRDRQRRHRSRSWDRRHSSESRSRDWRREDRVHYRSPPLATGRRYGHSKSPHFREKSPVREPVDNLSPEERDARTVFCMQLAARIRPRDLEDFFSAVGKVRDVRIISDRNSRRSKGIAYVEFCEIQSVPLAIGLTGQRLLGVPIIVQASQAEKNRLAAMANNLQKGSGGPMRLYVGSLHFNITEDMLRGIFEPFGKIDNIVLMKDSETGRSKGYGFITAEDWLPATKSDRSCYFLGSIQAAYTPTVACRAKGSSLTQSVPGGPWNS from the exons ATGGCATCCGATGACTTTGATATAGTGATTGAGGCCATGCTGGAGGCTCCCTATAAAAAAGAGGAG GATGAGCAGCAAAGGAAGGAGGTTAAAAAGGACAGTCCCAGCAACATGACCAACAGCACCAGCAACATTGGCACCAGTGGCTGTGGTACCGATGGGAGCAGCGTCACTGACGGGACCAGTGCCACCAATGGGAATGGCACGAGTGGGGAGGCACGCAA GAAGAAGAGGAGCCGGAGCCATAGTAAAAGCAGGGAGAGAAAACGCAG TCGTAGTCGAGACCGGGATCGTCACAAGCGGAAAAATAGTCGGAGCCGAAGTCGAGATCGGCAGCGTCGCCACCGAAGCCGTAGCTGGGATCGTCGACATAGTAGTGAGTCACGAAGTCGAGACTGGCGTCGTGAGGATCGTGTACACTACAGGAGTCCACCGCTTGCCACTGG GCGTAGGTATGGACACAGTAAGAGTCCTCATTTCAGAGAGAAGAGCCCAGTCAG GGAGCCAGTTGATAACCTGAGTCCAGAGGAGCGGGATGCCCGCACAGTGTTCTGCATGCAGTTAGCTGCCCGCATTCGGCCTCGAGACCTGGAGGACTTTTTCTCTGCTGTTGGCAAG GTTCGAGACGTCCGTATCATCTCAGATCGAAACTCACGTCGGTCTAAAGGCATTGCCTATGTAGAATTCTGTGAGATCCAGTCTGTGCCGCTGGCCATTGGGCTGACTGGGCAGCGGCTGCTAGGAGTGCCTATCATTGTACAGGCGTCACAG GCTGAGAAAAACCGCCTGGCAGCCATGGCCAATAACCTGCAGAAGGGCAGTGGTGGACCAATGCGCCTTTATGTGGGCTCCCTACACTTCAATATCACCGAGGACATGCTCCGGGGCATCTTTGAGCCCTTTGGCAAA ATTGATAATATTGTCTTGATGAAGGACTCAGAAACAGGTCGCTCCAAAGGTTATGGTTTTATTACG GCTGAGGACTGGTTGCCAGCCACAAAGTCTGATAGAAGCTGCTATTTTCTGGGCTCAATCCAGGCAGCCTACACCCCCACAGTTGCCTGCAGGGCAAAGGGGAG TTCTCTGACTCAGAGTGTGCCCGGCGGGCCTTGGAACAGTTGA
- the RBM23 gene encoding probable RNA-binding protein 23 isoform X1 has translation MASDDFDIVIEAMLEAPYKKEEDEQQRKEVKKDSPSNMTNSTSNIGTSGCGTDGSSVTDGTSATNGNGTSGEARKKKRSRSHSKSRERKRSRSRDRDRHKRKNSRSRSRDRQRRHRSRSWDRRHSSESRSRDWRREDRVHYRSPPLATGRRYGHSKSPHFREKSPVREPVDNLSPEERDARTVFCMQLAARIRPRDLEDFFSAVGKVRDVRIISDRNSRRSKGIAYVEFCEIQSVPLAIGLTGQRLLGVPIIVQASQAEKNRLAAMANNLQKGSGGPMRLYVGSLHFNITEDMLRGIFEPFGKIDNIVLMKDSETGRSKGYGFITFSDSECARRALEQLNGFELAGRPMRIGHVTERPDGGTDITFPDGDQELDLGSVGGRLQLMAKLAEGSGIQLPTTTAAATAVAQAAAAQAAALQLNGAVPLGALNPAALTALSPALNLASQAIASQCFQLSSLFTPQTM, from the exons ATGGCATCCGATGACTTTGATATAGTGATTGAGGCCATGCTGGAGGCTCCCTATAAAAAAGAGGAG GATGAGCAGCAAAGGAAGGAGGTTAAAAAGGACAGTCCCAGCAACATGACCAACAGCACCAGCAACATTGGCACCAGTGGCTGTGGTACCGATGGGAGCAGCGTCACTGACGGGACCAGTGCCACCAATGGGAATGGCACGAGTGGGGAGGCACGCAA GAAGAAGAGGAGCCGGAGCCATAGTAAAAGCAGGGAGAGAAAACGCAG TCGTAGTCGAGACCGGGATCGTCACAAGCGGAAAAATAGTCGGAGCCGAAGTCGAGATCGGCAGCGTCGCCACCGAAGCCGTAGCTGGGATCGTCGACATAGTAGTGAGTCACGAAGTCGAGACTGGCGTCGTGAGGATCGTGTACACTACAGGAGTCCACCGCTTGCCACTGG GCGTAGGTATGGACACAGTAAGAGTCCTCATTTCAGAGAGAAGAGCCCAGTCAG GGAGCCAGTTGATAACCTGAGTCCAGAGGAGCGGGATGCCCGCACAGTGTTCTGCATGCAGTTAGCTGCCCGCATTCGGCCTCGAGACCTGGAGGACTTTTTCTCTGCTGTTGGCAAG GTTCGAGACGTCCGTATCATCTCAGATCGAAACTCACGTCGGTCTAAAGGCATTGCCTATGTAGAATTCTGTGAGATCCAGTCTGTGCCGCTGGCCATTGGGCTGACTGGGCAGCGGCTGCTAGGAGTGCCTATCATTGTACAGGCGTCACAG GCTGAGAAAAACCGCCTGGCAGCCATGGCCAATAACCTGCAGAAGGGCAGTGGTGGACCAATGCGCCTTTATGTGGGCTCCCTACACTTCAATATCACCGAGGACATGCTCCGGGGCATCTTTGAGCCCTTTGGCAAA ATTGATAATATTGTCTTGATGAAGGACTCAGAAACAGGTCGCTCCAAAGGTTATGGTTTTATTACG TTCTCTGACTCAGAGTGTGCCCGGCGGGCCTTGGAACAGTTGAATGGCTTTGAGCTTGCTGGTCGACCTATGAGGATTGGCCACGTGACCGAGCGACCGGATGGTGgcacagacatcacttttccTGATGGAGACCAGGAGCTAGACCTGGGATCAGTGGGTGGACGTTTGCAGCTCATGGCCAAATTGGCAGAAG gctctggaatccagctgccaaccaccactgctgctgccactgctgtgGCCCAAGCTGCTGCTGCTCAAGCTGCTGCCCTGCAATTGAATGGAGCAGTTCCCCTGGGGGCCCTGAACCCAGCGGCTCTGACTG CTCTGAGTCCAGCCCTGAACCTCGCCTCCCAGGCAATCGCCTCCCAGTGCTTCCAGCTTTCCAGCCTCTTTACCCCCCAAACCAT GTAA
- the RBM23 gene encoding probable RNA-binding protein 23 isoform X2 has product MASDDFDIVIEAMLEAPYKKEEDEQQRKEVKKDSPSNMTNSTSNIGTSGCGTDGSSVTDGTSATNGNGTSGEARKKKRSRSHSKSRERKRSRSRDRDRHKRKNSRSRSRDRQRRHRSRSWDRRHSSESRSRDWRREDRVHYRSPPLATGRRYGHSKSPHFREKSPVREPVDNLSPEERDARTVFCMQLAARIRPRDLEDFFSAVGKVRDVRIISDRNSRRSKGIAYVEFCEIQSVPLAIGLTGQRLLGVPIIVQASQAEKNRLAAMANNLQKGSGGPMRLYVGSLHFNITEDMLRGIFEPFGKIDNIVLMKDSETGRSKGYGFITFSDSECARRALEQLNGFELAGRPMRIGHVTERPDGGTDITFPDGDQELDLGSVGGRLQLMAKLAEGSGIQLPTTTAAATAVAQAAAAQAAALQLNGAVPLGALNPAALTALSPALNLASQAIASQCFQLSSLFTPQTM; this is encoded by the exons ATGGCATCCGATGACTTTGATATAGTGATTGAGGCCATGCTGGAGGCTCCCTATAAAAAAGAGGAG GATGAGCAGCAAAGGAAGGAGGTTAAAAAGGACAGTCCCAGCAACATGACCAACAGCACCAGCAACATTGGCACCAGTGGCTGTGGTACCGATGGGAGCAGCGTCACTGACGGGACCAGTGCCACCAATGGGAATGGCACGAGTGGGGAGGCACGCAA GAAGAAGAGGAGCCGGAGCCATAGTAAAAGCAGGGAGAGAAAACGCAG TCGTAGTCGAGACCGGGATCGTCACAAGCGGAAAAATAGTCGGAGCCGAAGTCGAGATCGGCAGCGTCGCCACCGAAGCCGTAGCTGGGATCGTCGACATAGTAGTGAGTCACGAAGTCGAGACTGGCGTCGTGAGGATCGTGTACACTACAGGAGTCCACCGCTTGCCACTGG GCGTAGGTATGGACACAGTAAGAGTCCTCATTTCAGAGAGAAGAGCCCAGTCAG GGAGCCAGTTGATAACCTGAGTCCAGAGGAGCGGGATGCCCGCACAGTGTTCTGCATGCAGTTAGCTGCCCGCATTCGGCCTCGAGACCTGGAGGACTTTTTCTCTGCTGTTGGCAAG GTTCGAGACGTCCGTATCATCTCAGATCGAAACTCACGTCGGTCTAAAGGCATTGCCTATGTAGAATTCTGTGAGATCCAGTCTGTGCCGCTGGCCATTGGGCTGACTGGGCAGCGGCTGCTAGGAGTGCCTATCATTGTACAGGCGTCACAG GCTGAGAAAAACCGCCTGGCAGCCATGGCCAATAACCTGCAGAAGGGCAGTGGTGGACCAATGCGCCTTTATGTGGGCTCCCTACACTTCAATATCACCGAGGACATGCTCCGGGGCATCTTTGAGCCCTTTGGCAAA ATTGATAATATTGTCTTGATGAAGGACTCAGAAACAGGTCGCTCCAAAGGTTATGGTTTTATTACG TTCTCTGACTCAGAGTGTGCCCGGCGGGCCTTGGAACAGTTGAATGGCTTTGAGCTTGCTGGTCGACCTATGAGGATTGGCCACGTGACCGAGCGACCGGATGGTGgcacagacatcacttttccTGATGGAGACCAGGAGCTAGACCTGGGATCAGTGGGTGGACGTTTGCAGCTCATGGCCAAATTGGCAGAAG gctctggaatccagctgccaaccaccactgctgctgccactgctgtgGCCCAAGCTGCTGCTGCTCAAGCTGCTGCCCTGCAATTGAATGGAGCAGTTCCCCTGGGGGCCCTGAACCCAGCGGCTCTGACTG CTCTGAGTCCAGCCCTGAACCTCGCCTCCCAGGCAATCGCCTCCCAGTGCTTCCAGCTTTCCAGCCTCTTTACCCCCCAAACCATGTGA